GTGGTACTTTCCTTCTGAAACTGTTATTAAAATTTTAGACTCTTCTTTTGATGAAGATAAAACCTTTACTTTAAAAGGTTTTGTTTTGTATTTGTCTTTTTTCAAGTAAATCCCTTCTTTTTCAAAAGGAGAAAAATCGATTTTTGAAACATCTCCCTCTACAATGGCATAATACTCTTTTTCTATGTTCCACTTTGGATGGGCTAATCTGTGTGCCAATTGACCATCTGTTGTTAGTATTAAAAGTCCTTCTGTGTCTAAGTCTAATCTTCCTATGGGAAAAAGTCTGTCTTTGATAGGCTCATCAGTTAAAAGCTCTATTACAGTTGGATAGTTTTCATCGTAAGTAGCAGTTATATACCCTGAAGGCTTGTTTAACATAAAGTAAAAATTTTCCTGATATTCTACATCTTCATCTTCCACTGTTATTTTATCTTTTAAAGGGTCTATATGTATAGAAGGGTCTTTTACTTCTTTATCGTTTACCTTTACAAATCTTTTTTTTATGAGTTTCTGAACCTCAGACCTACTTCCAAAACCTTGATTTGCTAAAAATCTATCTAATCTAATATTAGGCTCCTTTTTTATAAAGGGGCATAAAAGCCCCATTTTTATACAATTACTTGTTTACAGCTTCTTTTAATGCTTTTGCAGCTGTAAATGCCACTACTTTTCTTGCAGGG
The sequence above is drawn from the Sulfurihydrogenibium subterraneum DSM 15120 genome and encodes:
- a CDS encoding pseudouridine synthase; translated protein: MGLLCPFIKKEPNIRLDRFLANQGFGSRSEVQKLIKKRFVKVNDKEVKDPSIHIDPLKDKITVEDEDVEYQENFYFMLNKPSGYITATYDENYPTVIELLTDEPIKDRLFPIGRLDLDTEGLLILTTDGQLAHRLAHPKWNIEKEYYAIVEGDVSKIDFSPFEKEGIYLKKDKYKTKPFKVKVLSSSKEESKILITVSEGKYHIVKKIMQSLGHPVKYLKRIRMGNLKLDKNLEIGNYRPLTEEEIKNLKNLVNLE